The following coding sequences lie in one Cyanobacterium sp. Dongsha4 genomic window:
- the ftsZ gene encoding cell division protein FtsZ gives MRPKDESLDLNMNSNSIIPSNIAKIKVIGVGGGGCNAVNRMIQSSVVGVDFWQINTDAQALAQSMTTYCLQIGQKLTRGLGAGGNPAIGQKAAEESRDEIAKALENTDLVFITAGMGGGTGTGAAPIVAEIAKDMGCLTVGVVTRPFTFEGRRRTNQAEEGIRALESKVDTLIVIPNNQLLAVIPPETPLQESFRMADDTLRQGVQGISDIITIPGLVNVDFADVRAVMADAGSALMGIGIGSGKSRAKEGAIAAISSPLIESSIEGATGVVLNITGGKDLTLHEVNAAAETIYEIVDPNANIIFGAVIDEKMQGEVRVTVIATGFSGEKKNNPDRTKTIASPPNLDSPTSENKETANNSPETDPQSISSGLDIPEFLQRRRFPRS, from the coding sequence ATGCGACCAAAAGATGAGTCTCTTGATTTAAATATGAATTCTAATTCCATTATTCCTAGTAATATCGCAAAAATAAAAGTAATAGGAGTTGGCGGAGGCGGTTGTAATGCCGTCAATAGGATGATCCAAAGTAGTGTGGTGGGGGTTGATTTCTGGCAAATAAATACAGACGCTCAAGCCTTAGCTCAGTCCATGACTACTTATTGTTTACAGATTGGGCAAAAATTAACCAGAGGTTTAGGGGCAGGTGGTAATCCTGCCATTGGTCAAAAGGCGGCAGAAGAATCTCGGGACGAAATAGCAAAAGCCCTTGAAAATACCGATTTAGTGTTTATTACTGCTGGTATGGGGGGCGGTACAGGGACAGGTGCGGCGCCAATTGTGGCAGAAATTGCTAAGGATATGGGCTGTTTGACGGTGGGGGTTGTAACTCGTCCTTTTACGTTTGAGGGTCGTCGTCGAACCAATCAGGCAGAAGAGGGTATTAGAGCTTTAGAAAGTAAAGTTGATACTCTTATTGTCATTCCTAATAATCAGTTATTGGCAGTTATTCCTCCCGAAACTCCCCTGCAAGAATCTTTCCGCATGGCTGATGATACTTTACGTCAAGGAGTACAAGGCATTTCCGATATTATTACCATACCGGGCTTAGTCAACGTCGATTTTGCCGATGTTAGGGCAGTTATGGCAGATGCAGGATCAGCTTTAATGGGTATTGGTATTGGCTCAGGTAAATCAAGGGCAAAAGAAGGCGCGATCGCAGCTATTTCTTCTCCACTAATTGAGTCTTCCATCGAAGGGGCGACAGGGGTGGTTTTAAATATTACTGGGGGAAAAGATTTAACCCTACACGAAGTAAATGCCGCCGCCGAGACTATTTATGAAATTGTCGATCCCAATGCTAATATTATTTTTGGGGCTGTGATTGATGAGAAAATGCAAGGAGAAGTAAGAGTAACAGTGATTGCTACTGGTTTTTCAGGAGAGAAAAAAAATAATCCTGACCGTACTAAAACTATCGCATCACCACCAAACTTAGATTCTCCTACCTCAGAAAACAAGGAAACCGCTAATAACTCCCCTGAAACCGATCCTCAAAGTATATCTTCTGGATTGGACATCCCTGAATTTCTACAACGTCGTCGTTTTCCTCGCAGTTAG
- the isiD gene encoding protein IsiD, with amino-acid sequence MTTLTLKEKDFAQITPEQVAEIAARLEQDEYNTPFEGLQDWHLLRAIAFHRQDLVEPYLYLLDIEAYDES; translated from the coding sequence ATGACTACTTTAACTTTGAAAGAAAAGGATTTTGCTCAGATAACCCCTGAACAAGTTGCCGAAATTGCGGCAAGATTAGAACAAGATGAGTATAATACTCCTTTTGAAGGGTTACAAGATTGGCATTTGTTGAGAGCGATCGCATTTCATCGTCAAGATTTGGTTGAACCCTATCTCTATCTATTGGATATTGAGGCTTATGACGAATCATGA
- a CDS encoding nucleoside triphosphate pyrophosphohydrolase family protein — MNLNEYTLKTRETAIYPPETFLEYLTLGLASEAGEVSGVVKKYIRKDQNLDTAKEKLEKELGDVMWYWARLCDELGLDPQQVIENNIKKLQARKANQTLQGDGDDR, encoded by the coding sequence ATGAATTTAAACGAATATACATTAAAAACAAGAGAAACTGCTATATATCCACCAGAAACTTTTTTAGAATATCTGACCCTCGGTTTAGCCAGTGAGGCGGGGGAAGTCAGTGGTGTGGTGAAAAAATATATTAGAAAGGATCAAAATTTGGATACTGCTAAAGAAAAATTAGAAAAAGAATTAGGGGATGTGATGTGGTATTGGGCAAGATTATGCGATGAGTTAGGTTTAGATCCTCAACAAGTAATCGAAAATAACATTAAAAAACTACAAGCCAGAAAAGCAAATCAAACCTTACAAGGAGATGGAGATGATCGATAA
- a CDS encoding molybdenum cofactor guanylyltransferase has protein sequence MDIETLILAGGKSSRMGQDKALLKINNKPLLLDTYSIAKEISNRVYIITYNIEKYKEILPSDVILISDSQPFQGALMAFAQGLKYVKSEWVFLLACDLPCLTLKEVELWVSQLSKIPSEVMAFLPQNEKGWDCLCGFYRSSCYSSLNIYLQTNNRSFQRWLNQEKVRPIQVENKQVLFNCNTAQDYQSIT, from the coding sequence ATGGATATTGAAACTTTAATATTAGCTGGTGGTAAAAGCTCCAGAATGGGGCAAGATAAAGCTCTTTTAAAAATTAATAATAAACCCCTTTTATTGGATACTTATTCTATAGCAAAAGAAATATCAAACCGAGTTTATATCATTACCTATAACATAGAAAAATATAAAGAAATATTACCTTCTGATGTTATTCTTATTTCTGATTCTCAACCCTTTCAAGGGGCTTTAATGGCATTTGCTCAAGGACTAAAGTATGTTAAATCGGAATGGGTTTTTCTCCTTGCTTGTGATTTACCCTGCCTGACTTTAAAAGAAGTAGAATTATGGGTGAGTCAATTATCTAAAATTCCCTCAGAGGTTATGGCTTTTCTTCCACAAAATGAAAAAGGATGGGATTGCCTATGTGGCTTTTATCGTAGTAGCTGTTATTCATCACTGAATATTTATTTACAAACAAATAATCGCTCTTTTCAAAGATGGTTAAATCAAGAAAAAGTTAGACCTATTCAAGTTGAAAACAAACAAGTTTTATTCAATTGTAATACTGCTCAAGATTATCAATCAATAACCTGA
- a CDS encoding Sll0314/Alr1548 family TPR repeat-containing protein: protein MSFVFVNRFSSIYRFFDGLRGKKHSFLWSLISSGILSSLTVISSASLVFAGDPFRTVNPRNISEETELAFKALFEEGNYVEAKEYLSLPKKSNFNDPMASALRASLAYTEQDWNNLDIYAQKTLDYAKAISNDDPLRSNLYLAVGNFLMGASEYQSNGAIAAITRLQAVFNYFDQAEKIDSTDPELNLIKGYLNLFLAVNLPFSSPQQAIANLQTYASPQYLVNRGIALAYRDLGDYDLALTFVNKALESTPLNPELYYLKGQILRKKGQTDNNILVLEEAVKNFDIAIAKIDQLPLEAVQKPLQREKRKTVETINQLKMVSQNK, encoded by the coding sequence ATGAGTTTTGTTTTTGTGAATCGTTTTAGTTCTATTTACAGGTTTTTCGATGGTTTGAGAGGCAAAAAGCATTCTTTTTTGTGGTCTTTGATTTCCTCTGGGATTTTATCTAGTTTGACGGTGATTAGTAGTGCTTCCTTAGTTTTTGCAGGTGATCCTTTTCGCACGGTTAATCCTCGTAATATCAGCGAGGAAACGGAGTTAGCTTTTAAGGCTTTATTTGAAGAGGGGAATTATGTAGAAGCGAAAGAGTATCTTTCTTTACCGAAAAAGAGCAATTTTAATGATCCTATGGCTTCTGCTTTACGAGCTTCTTTGGCTTATACGGAACAGGATTGGAATAATTTGGATATTTATGCTCAAAAAACTTTGGATTATGCTAAAGCTATCAGTAATGATGATCCTTTGCGTAGCAATCTGTATTTAGCAGTGGGCAATTTTTTAATGGGTGCTAGTGAATATCAAAGTAATGGTGCGATCGCAGCTATTACTAGATTACAAGCTGTTTTTAACTATTTTGACCAAGCGGAAAAAATAGATTCTACCGATCCAGAATTAAACTTAATTAAAGGTTATTTAAACTTATTTTTAGCGGTTAATTTACCTTTTTCTAGTCCTCAACAGGCTATTGCCAATTTACAAACCTATGCTTCTCCCCAGTATCTAGTTAATCGTGGTATCGCTCTTGCTTACAGAGATTTAGGAGATTATGATTTAGCTCTTACATTTGTTAATAAAGCATTAGAAAGTACGCCGTTAAATCCAGAATTATATTACTTAAAAGGTCAAATATTGAGGAAAAAAGGACAAACAGACAATAACATTCTCGTTTTAGAAGAAGCGGTCAAGAATTTTGATATTGCGATCGCCAAAATTGACCAATTACCTTTAGAAGCAGTGCAAAAACCATTACAACGGGAAAAAAGGAAAACCGTAGAAACCATCAATCAATTAAAAATGGTAAGTCAAAATAAATGA
- the coaBC gene encoding bifunctional phosphopantothenoylcysteine decarboxylase/phosphopantothenate--cysteine ligase CoaBC yields MTNHDGIKSSLHKIHVLVAIGGGIAAYKVCELISQLFKKEAKVKVILTESAQKFITPLTVSALSRHQAYTDADFWQPTHSRPLHIALGEWADLMIIAPLTANTLAKLVYGLGDNLLTNTVLASTCPIIVAPAMNTEMWLQKSVQNNWQKLGEDKRYFSLHTNTGLLACDRYGQGRMAEATEILTAIESVIITNGKRDLVGKNVLISAGSTREYLDYVRFIGNPATGKMGIALACACYYRGANVTLVAGNVSHELLQYTPPIQVISVVTAQQMEKAMLSNFLQADIILMAAAVADVKPKHYFPDKLGKKSLPQSIELEYVTDIVAKLGESKKPSQKLIGFAAQTKDIVTPAMSKLIRKKLDAIVTNPIDKDNAGFGSDTNEAIFISKERKQTVIPSTSKLLLAHRILDLVINLSCG; encoded by the coding sequence ATGACGAATCATGATGGTATCAAGTCTAGTTTACATAAAATTCACGTTTTGGTGGCAATTGGGGGGGGAATAGCGGCTTATAAAGTTTGTGAGTTAATCTCCCAGTTGTTTAAGAAGGAAGCCAAAGTTAAAGTAATTTTGACCGAATCTGCCCAAAAATTTATTACTCCCCTTACGGTTTCCGCTTTATCCCGTCATCAAGCCTATACTGATGCAGACTTCTGGCAACCTACCCATTCTCGTCCCCTACACATCGCCTTGGGAGAATGGGCGGATTTGATGATTATTGCCCCTCTGACGGCTAATACTCTAGCTAAATTAGTTTATGGCTTAGGAGATAATCTTCTTACCAATACAGTTCTAGCCTCCACCTGTCCGATTATCGTTGCCCCTGCCATGAATACAGAAATGTGGCTACAAAAATCAGTACAAAACAACTGGCAAAAGTTGGGGGAAGATAAACGTTATTTTTCTTTACATACTAATACTGGTTTACTAGCCTGCGATCGCTATGGTCAAGGTAGAATGGCAGAAGCAACAGAAATATTAACTGCCATTGAATCGGTTATTATTACCAATGGCAAAAGGGATTTAGTGGGAAAAAATGTCTTAATTAGTGCAGGAAGCACTAGAGAATATCTCGATTATGTGCGTTTTATTGGTAATCCTGCCACGGGAAAAATGGGAATTGCCCTAGCCTGTGCCTGTTATTATCGTGGGGCGAATGTAACTTTGGTTGCGGGAAATGTTAGTCATGAGTTATTGCAATATACTCCCCCCATTCAAGTTATTTCCGTGGTTACAGCACAACAAATGGAAAAAGCGATGTTAAGTAATTTTCTTCAAGCTGATATTATTTTGATGGCGGCGGCCGTGGCAGATGTCAAACCAAAACATTATTTTCCTGATAAATTGGGGAAAAAATCGCTACCTCAAAGTATTGAATTAGAATACGTTACTGATATTGTTGCTAAGTTAGGAGAAAGCAAAAAGCCTTCTCAAAAACTGATTGGTTTTGCCGCCCAAACTAAGGATATTGTAACTCCTGCTATGTCCAAATTGATACGCAAAAAGTTAGATGCGATCGTCACTAACCCTATTGATAAGGATAATGCAGGATTTGGAAGTGATACCAATGAAGCAATATTTATCAGCAAAGAAAGAAAACAAACGGTTATACCCTCTACATCTAAACTTCTTTTAGCCCACAGGATACTCGATTTAGTCATTAATCTGAGTTGTGGATAA
- a CDS encoding transcriptional repressor, translating to MSPDITASIKKKLNSRGWRMTPQREKILEVFQNLPQGNHLSAEELHQMLTESGENISLSTIYRSVKLMTKMRVLRELELAEGHKHYELNHPYPHHHHHIVCIQCNKTIEFQDDSILKHSLKQCQKEDFQLIDCQLTVMTICKEAIEMGWPSTLPTDWCCSRAIAEGHHK from the coding sequence ATGTCCCCAGATATTACGGCTTCCATCAAGAAAAAACTTAACTCCAGAGGTTGGCGCATGACACCTCAAAGGGAAAAAATCCTTGAAGTATTTCAAAACTTGCCCCAAGGAAATCATCTCAGTGCCGAAGAATTACATCAAATGCTTACAGAGTCGGGGGAAAACATTAGCTTATCGACTATTTACCGTAGTGTAAAGTTGATGACAAAAATGAGAGTTTTAAGAGAGTTAGAACTAGCCGAGGGTCATAAACACTATGAATTAAATCATCCTTATCCCCACCACCATCATCACATTGTTTGTATTCAGTGTAATAAAACCATCGAATTTCAAGATGACTCCATTTTAAAACATAGTCTTAAACAATGTCAGAAAGAGGATTTCCAGCTAATAGATTGTCAGTTAACGGTTATGACTATTTGTAAAGAAGCCATTGAAATGGGTTGGCCTTCCACTTTACCCACCGATTGGTGTTGCAGTCGTGCGATCGCAGAAGGACATCATAAATAA
- a CDS encoding energy-coupling factor ABC transporter ATP-binding protein produces MLYLKNVSYHPAAIPHPIIQDINITLPPQKLGLIIGVSGSGKTTLLEILAGLAEKTSGQILWRTQELTSDDLQQLSGIVFQFPERHFCGATVLEELRLGHPELSATRIKETLTEVGLEQISYDTPPHALSGGQQRRLSLAVQLIRQPNILLLDEPTAGLDWLMKRQLVSLLSRLKEHWTLLIVTHDASDLIDIADNCWRLEEGRLESVNQDTLKPLNKTEVDFDRIL; encoded by the coding sequence ATGCTTTATTTAAAAAATGTTTCCTATCATCCTGCCGCTATCCCTCATCCCATAATTCAAGATATAAATATTACCCTTCCCCCTCAAAAATTGGGGTTAATCATTGGGGTTAGTGGTTCAGGGAAAACAACCTTACTAGAAATTTTAGCTGGATTGGCAGAAAAAACCAGTGGGCAAATTTTATGGCGTACCCAAGAATTAACTTCTGACGATTTACAACAGTTAAGTGGTATTGTTTTTCAGTTTCCCGAAAGACATTTTTGTGGTGCAACGGTGCTTGAGGAGTTAAGATTAGGTCATCCTGAATTGAGTGCCACCCGTATCAAGGAAACTCTTACAGAAGTGGGATTGGAGCAAATTAGTTACGATACTCCCCCCCATGCCTTAAGTGGAGGACAGCAAAGAAGATTATCTTTAGCGGTACAATTAATTAGACAACCAAATATTTTATTGCTGGATGAACCCACTGCGGGGCTAGATTGGTTGATGAAAAGACAATTAGTCAGTTTGTTATCTCGTTTAAAAGAACATTGGACACTTTTGATTGTCACCCATGATGCTAGTGATTTAATTGATATTGCCGATAACTGTTGGCGCTTAGAAGAAGGAAGACTCGAATCTGTTAATCAGGATACTCTTAAGCCTTTAAATAAAACGGAGGTAGATTTTGATCGCATTTTGTGA
- a CDS encoding hybrid sensor histidine kinase/response regulator produces MNNTLTTTILIVEDELIAAESLALDLKKLGYHINAVVNSGEKAISQVEKSPPDLILMDIMLKGEMDGITAAQQIYHQWKIPIIYLSAYADTNTLQRAKATPVYGYLVKPYKIADISTTISMALAKYSEDKHTEEELCAEKKINELKSRALATASHDLRTPLTNILGYTELIRDYGDRISPDKKERYFNFIKSAVGKMKDSLEDLLLISRAEEGKVTLYPQKFNLVEYLEILVEEYKNLSDEHQIKLCTNDNQYEVCLDQKILNHILHNLLSNAIKYSPQGGEVRLKLDKNEEEIILEIEDDGIGIPEDYQEKLFHLFERGNNVGNIKGNGLGLSIVKKAVELCQGTIFVESEENKGSKFTVVLPRLSSQSPLH; encoded by the coding sequence ATGAATAATACCCTCACCACCACAATCTTAATTGTCGAAGATGAACTGATTGCCGCCGAAAGCCTAGCCTTAGATTTAAAGAAATTAGGCTATCACATAAATGCAGTAGTTAACAGTGGTGAAAAAGCAATTTCTCAGGTAGAAAAATCTCCTCCTGATTTAATTTTGATGGATATTATGTTAAAAGGAGAAATGGACGGTATTACTGCGGCACAGCAGATTTATCATCAATGGAAAATACCGATTATTTATTTGAGTGCCTATGCTGATACCAATACCTTACAAAGAGCAAAAGCAACTCCTGTTTATGGTTATTTAGTAAAGCCTTACAAAATTGCTGATATTAGCACTACTATTAGTATGGCGTTGGCTAAATATAGTGAAGATAAGCATACAGAAGAAGAATTGTGTGCCGAAAAAAAAATTAATGAATTAAAAAGTCGGGCTCTTGCTACCGCTTCCCATGACCTGCGTACACCTTTGACTAACATTCTTGGCTATACTGAGTTAATTCGAGATTATGGCGATCGCATCTCACCTGATAAAAAAGAAAGATATTTTAACTTTATTAAGTCTGCGGTGGGTAAAATGAAAGACTCTCTTGAAGACTTATTGTTAATTAGTCGGGCAGAAGAAGGCAAAGTAACCCTTTATCCGCAAAAATTTAACCTTGTGGAATATCTTGAAATATTGGTAGAAGAATATAAAAATCTCTCCGATGAACACCAAATCAAACTATGCACCAATGATAATCAATATGAAGTTTGTTTAGACCAAAAAATACTCAACCACATCTTACACAATCTTTTATCCAATGCCATCAAATATTCTCCCCAAGGAGGAGAAGTCCGTTTAAAGTTAGATAAAAATGAAGAAGAAATTATTTTAGAAATTGAAGATGACGGAATTGGCATTCCCGAAGACTATCAAGAAAAACTATTTCACCTTTTTGAGAGAGGCAATAATGTTGGTAACATTAAAGGTAATGGCTTAGGATTATCCATCGTAAAAAAAGCCGTTGAGTTATGTCAAGGAACTATCTTTGTGGAAAGCGAAGAAAACAAGGGTAGCAAGTTCACCGTAGTTTTGCCAAGACTATCCTCGCAATCCCCACTACACTAG
- a CDS encoding NAD(P)H-dependent glycerol-3-phosphate dehydrogenase yields MTQNPKITIIGSGAWGTTLAYLLDRANHSYTLWSRKSSQSLESVIVDTDIIISAVSMKGVRPIIEQLKQIKMKDDALIVTATKGLDFETTKTPSQILQEAFPDHPIIVLCGPNLSKEIKRGLPAATVVSSIRTESAELVQAMFASDIFRVYVNNDPIGTELGGTLKNVMAIASGVCDGLELGTNAKAALLTRALPEMIRVGTHLGASVETFFGLSGLGDLLATCDSPLSRNYQVGAGLAQGKSLEEIMEDLEGTAEGVNTATVLIKLAHQQKIPVPISYQVYLLLKGKITPQEAVQNLMARELKEEFWFLEF; encoded by the coding sequence ATGACTCAAAATCCTAAAATTACCATTATCGGTTCTGGTGCATGGGGTACTACCCTAGCATATTTATTAGATAGAGCAAATCATAGTTACACTCTCTGGAGTCGTAAATCATCTCAATCATTAGAATCAGTGATTGTGGATACAGATATTATTATTTCAGCAGTCTCCATGAAAGGTGTTAGACCAATAATAGAACAGTTAAAGCAAATCAAGATGAAGGATGATGCTTTGATTGTGACGGCAACAAAAGGGTTAGATTTTGAGACAACTAAAACTCCTTCCCAAATTCTACAAGAGGCTTTTCCTGATCATCCCATAATTGTTTTATGTGGACCTAATTTATCAAAAGAAATAAAAAGAGGCTTACCTGCGGCTACAGTAGTATCTAGTATTCGTACCGAATCTGCTGAGTTAGTTCAAGCTATGTTCGCATCGGATATTTTTCGAGTATATGTCAATAATGACCCCATTGGTACAGAATTAGGAGGAACATTAAAAAATGTGATGGCGATCGCATCTGGGGTATGTGATGGTTTAGAATTAGGTACAAATGCCAAAGCCGCTTTATTAACTAGGGCATTACCAGAAATGATTAGGGTAGGAACTCATTTAGGGGCATCGGTGGAAACCTTTTTTGGTTTATCTGGTTTAGGAGATTTACTCGCCACCTGTGACAGTCCTTTATCCCGAAATTACCAAGTAGGAGCAGGTTTAGCCCAAGGAAAATCCCTTGAGGAAATTATGGAAGATTTAGAGGGTACAGCCGAAGGAGTCAACACCGCTACGGTATTGATTAAATTAGCCCACCAACAAAAAATTCCCGTACCTATTTCCTACCAAGTTTATTTATTGCTGAAAGGAAAAATCACCCCTCAAGAAGCAGTACAGAATCTTATGGCAAGGGAATTAAAAGAAGAGTTTTGGTTTTTAGAGTTCTAG
- a CDS encoding alpha/beta fold hydrolase has protein sequence MTTINPIHNVEAIAGNYWRWRGQDIYYVQGGESNEKPPLLLVHGFGASTDHWRKNIYQLKKDFQVWAIDLLGFGRSGKPAWEYSGLLWQEQLNDFVTEVIKKPTVIAGNSLGGYACLCVAANSPENIAGVILLNSAGPFSDSIKKSPNLTQKISSWVLKQPLITYFLFQRLRNKKNIRKTLEKVYFDTTAITDQLVEDIYRPSCDEGALQVFASVFRSPQGEKVDGLLEKMQCPLLNIWGDKDPWMRVSERSGKFVQHYDNLTQIHLNAGHCPHDEVPEEVNSLITSWVNETILPEFNMKSSVKVGKGQQATGHSAFHG, from the coding sequence ATGACCACCATTAATCCAATTCATAACGTAGAAGCGATCGCAGGTAATTATTGGCGGTGGCGTGGACAAGATATATATTATGTACAAGGGGGAGAAAGTAACGAAAAACCCCCTTTATTATTAGTACATGGTTTCGGTGCATCAACAGATCATTGGCGTAAAAACATTTATCAGTTAAAAAAAGATTTTCAGGTATGGGCGATCGACCTTTTGGGTTTTGGTAGATCTGGTAAACCTGCTTGGGAATATAGTGGTTTGCTATGGCAGGAACAATTAAACGATTTTGTTACAGAAGTTATTAAAAAGCCAACGGTGATAGCAGGAAATTCCCTCGGAGGTTATGCCTGTTTGTGTGTGGCGGCAAATTCACCTGAAAATATTGCAGGAGTAATACTTTTAAATAGTGCTGGTCCTTTTTCTGACAGCATCAAAAAGAGTCCGAATTTAACACAAAAAATTAGTAGTTGGGTACTAAAACAGCCTTTAATTACTTATTTTCTGTTTCAAAGACTGCGCAATAAGAAAAATATCCGCAAAACTTTGGAGAAAGTCTATTTTGATACCACTGCCATCACAGATCAACTGGTAGAAGATATTTATCGCCCTTCTTGTGATGAGGGGGCATTACAGGTATTTGCTTCGGTTTTTCGTAGTCCTCAAGGGGAAAAAGTCGATGGCCTCTTAGAAAAAATGCAGTGTCCATTACTCAACATTTGGGGAGATAAAGACCCTTGGATGCGTGTATCCGAAAGAAGCGGAAAGTTCGTACAGCATTATGATAACCTGACACAAATTCATCTCAATGCAGGTCATTGTCCCCATGATGAAGTACCAGAAGAAGTTAATTCTTTGATCACTTCATGGGTTAATGAAACGATTTTACCTGAGTTCAATATGAAATCGTCGGTTAAGGTAGGCAAAGGGCAACAGGCAACAGGCCACAGTGCTTTTCATGGATAG
- the thyX gene encoding FAD-dependent thymidylate synthase — MIDNLEMLDPLFAVEVLSKCDRPNLLCYLAMHQDYSEDFVYGEMSKLASYSEAELGDRIVRNCVNKSHWGILEHPSITFNVINFPHSVMVQARTHRVGVSFDCQSQRYTCKRILRLAQQIEETPEDALSLIEKVFYFRGVAHYFDREGNKYFYSPEARNQDILFTQKAVLYYAEKVNQQGYAPEHARDLLTQNLRQHFVVSFNARSLLHFCDLRLPKDAQPEIRNLAELIFEHFQNWMPEVANVYAKKRMGKNLLAP; from the coding sequence ATGATCGATAATTTGGAAATGTTAGATCCTTTATTTGCAGTTGAAGTATTAAGTAAGTGCGATCGCCCCAATTTACTTTGCTATCTAGCTATGCACCAAGACTATAGCGAGGACTTTGTTTATGGTGAGATGTCTAAATTAGCTAGTTATTCAGAAGCAGAATTAGGAGATAGAATCGTCAGAAACTGTGTAAATAAATCCCATTGGGGTATTCTTGAACATCCATCTATCACCTTTAATGTTATCAATTTTCCCCATTCTGTCATGGTTCAAGCCAGAACCCATAGAGTTGGTGTGTCTTTTGACTGTCAGTCTCAAAGATATACTTGTAAGAGAATTTTACGTCTTGCTCAACAAATAGAAGAAACTCCAGAAGATGCTTTAAGTTTAATCGAAAAAGTCTTTTATTTTCGTGGTGTAGCTCATTATTTTGATCGAGAGGGAAATAAATATTTTTACTCCCCAGAAGCCCGTAATCAAGATATTTTATTTACTCAAAAAGCGGTCTTGTATTATGCTGAAAAAGTAAATCAGCAAGGTTACGCTCCCGAACACGCAAGGGATTTATTAACTCAGAATCTCCGACAACATTTTGTCGTTAGTTTTAATGCCCGTAGTTTACTACACTTCTGTGATTTGCGTTTACCAAAAGATGCACAGCCAGAAATTAGAAATTTAGCGGAATTAATTTTTGAACATTTCCAAAATTGGATGCCAGAAGTTGCCAATGTTTATGCGAAGAAAAGAATGGGTAAAAATCTTCTAGCTCCCTAA